Within the Nyctibius grandis isolate bNycGra1 chromosome 4, bNycGra1.pri, whole genome shotgun sequence genome, the region GCTAGCTGGGTTAGGAAGGTGGAACAAAACCAAGGCAGAAAAATCAAGCAGGTGTTCAAGTTGTGAGGAGAATTTGAGCACCAGAAAAAGGGACAATAGCTTAGTGAGTGATGAGCAGGGATAAGGAGGAGAAAGCAACAAGTTCCTAATGGTGGTGAAGAGCAGGCAGGGAGAACAGCTGGTGAATTCAGGACAGGCAGAACAAGACAGAATCAGCCTGAAAGCAGAAAGGTAGAAGCAGCTCAGACCCAAGAGAGCAGCGGGGGCACCAGCTGCAGAGCATCTCAGGCAGAGGGATCCCTTTGTGGAGGACTGTGCAAGCTCTCCACTCTCGTTTCAACACGTGTATTACCTGCTGTAGGCTCATTACCTTGATGGTCTGTATCGCCCCAGATCCTCTCAAGTTTCTGAGGCTGTCTATCGCTTGCTGAGGTGCCAGTGTGTCCGAAAGCTGAAGCAGGAGACATGCAGCTACTGTAAGGGAAAGAGGCATGCATGCTACTGAGCACCTCCTGCTGTGCACAGCACCACTTTTGTTCAGTAATAGGTTTGTTCCGTGAAAACCAGTCTAGCAAAACTCAGCCTTGTCATAATCAGGCTCATCTGTTGGATCTTTTGCTGAATGCTATTTGTTGGCACTGGCCACAtctgcctgctgctcctgcccaaGCCTGCAGGCTTTGGAAACAGGTGAAAACCCTCCCACTGTTCCCCCCTGCCTTTCCAGCAGCGTTTGGGAGGCAAATTCTAGGCTTTTCAAGAGTCCCAGTACACCCAGTTAATTCCCCTCTGTGTCTTCTGACCACGTTTGGCAATATCACCACCCCTTCCTTCTGGGGCACACACAGTAACTAATGCCCCTAAAAGCTTTAGGGGGAACATTGGGCTGAAGAAAGATGCAAAGGAATAGGTtcatctcctccttctcttaAAGAGATGTtcagggaagaggggaaaatgcaaaccCATCAGTCAGAGGAGACTGAAAATTgcagggaaaacagagaaagagtCAGAAAGTAAGAGAGAACTTTCTATCAGCCTCACAGAAAGCCTGACCCTGCCTCACCCTCCATCCTCTCACCTACATGCTCAGAGCTATTCCATGATGTACTTATGTCACTCATCACAAACAGTTTCTATACAGGCAGCTACCATTTGTTATACAGGCAACTACCAACTGTTTCTAAACAGTTACTACCATTTGACAACACCTTTCCCAAGAAATGGGCCCAAAACTGTTAACTAGCCTGCTACCTGTAGTAGCAGTTTGCATTGTAACCACAGCTAAGCTTCAAGCAGAACTGGGCTCCCTTAGACAGTGCTGTCTCACGAGAATGGGTTTGTCAGATGGGCATTGAGAGGGGGAAGACAAGCGCTTACTGAGACACGAGCGTCCAAGGCCACCGTAAcagctgaaagagaagaaaacatttggtTGTAACAAGCTATAGTAGGCTGCAACACCCAGAGCCCCCTCAATATGTAAGTGTACAGACACAATTCTTGCCTTAATACAATCAAGACGAGCAGTGGTATAAGTTAGGCTATACCTACAAGGCTATCTCCCATTTACTCTTCAGACCTTCCATAAGTACTGTCTTTCTAGAGAAATGGCAATTTTAAAGTTCCCCTTCATTCACAGTAATAGTCCCAAAGGCACAGGAGGATAGAAAAGGGCATGATAGACAATTCAGTTTCCTTTAAATCCTACTCCAGATGAAGGCTTTGATGATAGCTGTGAGCTAATGATAGCAGCAGGGCTCTGCATCAGCAGGAGGCCCAAGGACTCAGTGGATGTCTCCACTGGGAGCGCTCAGCAGGATCATTCAGGGAACGTGGAACTTGGAAAGCTCTTTCCCTCTACCCTGAGGTCAGCTACAAGTGTctaaagaaattactttaaacCAGTTTCATGCAATTTAAGAGTGAATTTTGCACAGTTTATCACCGAGCCCCTGTTAAACAGCCCAGGGGTGTGTTATCCTCTGACAACAGCTGCTTTAGCTTACAACTTGTATTATACACCTGATACCCAACCAGGCTAGCAGCAAGGAGTCATGTGGTGCCATTCAACACACACTTCAAAGCACTTGCAGGAGAAAGCAAGGGCAAGTGGGAGATTCAAATCTGACAAGGGACAAGTTAGCTCCAAAAGGTTGCATGAGGAGAAACAAGCAGCTTTGCACAGCTTGAACTAACCCTAAAGAACATAACTGCCATTTGACAGGATTCTGTTTCAGCTGGTCATACATCTAGAGAGAAGTTGGTATCTTTTACAGGAATGGGGGGGTGAAAGGGAGGCAACCAGAACCTACTGTATGATTGTTCTCCGGTTACTGTCCAGGCAGCACCTGAGCTCTTCCAGAATTCTGCAGCACTTGGCAATGTCAGGAACATTCCCATCAATAATAGGATGGTGGTGCACACAGATCCCATGCTGTTGGTAGGTGTCTATAAGGTTTGGTACTCGGTATTTTGAGAGCTCTCCTCTGGTACAAAGCACAAATATATCCTGGGTCCCATAGTTCTTTAGTTCTCCTGCCAACAGATTAAGACACttgcaaataaacaaaagcctAACAAGCTTAAGGATAAACAGATAAGCTACTTGGTACTGATTCTCTTGTTTAGTCTTTGAGGTTAAGACAACAGGAGTTAGCAATTTTGCTCTGAGCAGCATTTAATTCTACTGAGGCTCTCCCACATTTGCCTTCAGGTAAACCCTGATAGGAATTTTCTCAGTTCAGAGCAAGTCTCAAGACAGGCCTCACTAGAACACACGTCAGCACTCAGAACAGTCTGTTAACTGCTGCCAGGTTAAGCATGATTCTGTCCCCTCTCCAGCTGTGACTATGCCCAGACACTGTGGGTTTTTGCTATTAGTCTCTGCTCTAGTAGTGTTTAGATGAATACTTGGCACAAATCTTTACATGATTTCATCTCTTCTATCCCAATCTTACTTTTCTCTGGGGAAAGGAGATTACAAGTTTGGAATTCATCTTGGTCCTAGCTGTTTTCAAGATGCCTTCTCCTGCACAGGATTTAGCAGCGCTGATAGTTACTGTGAAAGGTACACAGGTGTGTGCATAGCTCCAGCCTGGAAATACCCTGACTACTTACTCAGTATTTGGTAGAGAAGCCACAGAGAAAGTGGTGCTGCACACTTGAAAGCAATATCTAGCACTCATAACTGTGACTGTGTCAAGATATTTGCTGCATCTTCAAGCACAGTGTTACCAAAACTCAGAAAGACATTGCTGTCAGACATACCCCCAGCAAGACTTTGTAAAGAACCACGCTGTGTTCTAACATCGTGGCATGTGCACGGAAAACTACAGCATCCATTGCAAAAGTATGAATAACACACCACCATTTTAGATACCCCGTGTCTGGACCCTTGTGCCCAGATTAGATAAACACCAGCAGTCTCCAGACTAAGACAAAATTAACCTCTAGCTTCTCAGTAACTCACACTTTCAGTTTATCTGCATGTTGTTCTTGCCCATTACATCAAAATGAGAGGCACTTGTACACTGGCCAGAAGACTCACCTATATCTCTCTGAAGATTTCTTCTAACATCCTTAAACCTGCAACCTAAAGCAAATTACAAATGACAATTACCACTCCAGGTAAGTGACATTTATGGAATGGCTGCTACAGCAGAAGAATAGAGCACAGACAAcctccccccaaaaccaaagcaCACAACAAAGCCACACcccaaataaaacacagtttttatttttgcaaatagcTCTCTAGCCCAGAAGACAGTTTAAACACCATTATCTGCTTAATACTGTAATGTAATAGGATTAAAACAACCTGCCCAAGGTTTTAAGCTGCTATGCATTTTCCAGATGAAAAGTTTTTGATATTATAAATCAGGATACAGCttaaaaaacctcacaaaacaaaaaacccaacaaataaAAGGGCTGGACAGAGATCACTTAAGAGTTGTCTGGTTGACTGGTAGGAAAGCAAGTTCCTTGTTCTCTAATACTCAGCACAAATCACATTAAAGTCCTCCTTACTATTCAATCTTCAGTGTATCgctgcttccattttttcctcctgtcatGCTAACAAGGCATTTTTGCAACCCCTACAGAATACTGCACTGCAATATTCACAGCTACCGTTTGGTTTGAGAGATGTAATTGCTCAAAACATTTGCACTGTGTCCTCTGTCTCTCCTCCTTCACTTACAGCCCCACAGgcacacaatctttacacctGGCAACAATCAGGATTGTGCATGTCTTGAAACATCTTTTGCAAGCATGAGAGCAGAATCCTGCAGACCAAGAGCTGCATCGGCAAGGCTATGGCCGGAGGTTAGCTTCTGAAGATTAAACAGCTATTACATGAACAGCTCCTGTAGCTAAAAATATAATGCAGCTATTTTTGGCATATATGTTAACTGGCATTCAAGTGTTACTGGGATTCTCACTAGCCCTGGCCATCACTCACTTCAAGATaccttaaattaaaatactagTCAACATTTGTTTTCTAGTTCTTTAGTGTGGTATTAGTCCCAAGCTTCTATTTCTCAGAGTTGGCTAATGGAAGTCGAGTAACTTCTTTAAATGAAGTAGGGAAAGTTCACattgccaccaccaccacctctttcATGACTGCAGCAGGTTCACCATGGCTGCAGTTTTGGTagttaaaaatacagtgaaaggcttatatgtttctttttatattatGGCCATGGTAAGCAAATGGTAGTGCAACCCAAACACTAAGGGAAAACAGTACAGAACAGTCAGTGCAATAAGTGAGTGTAATTTGAGCCCAGTATATCTTAtaaaggaattatttatcaGAGCAGTCTTGTTTCACTCATGTTGTTGCTTGTTATAACTAGTGAGTCAGGCtaaaaagccaaatattttaACTGACAACAGAAGACAGGCACTGTTCTCCTACCACTCTGCCAGACCATCCGCATTAAGATATTCTCTCAATTAGTCttggtatttctgaaataattattcCAGTGGTAGATTACAAACCAAGTCACCCTACCAAGTAAATGCAACACAGAATTTTGGGGTACGAGGTATTACCTCTCCTCAGCTTCAAACATGCCCGCAAATTTCAGTGAATGCTTCTTACCTGGAAGGGAACATAACCCCAGGAACTCGGAAGAGTAGACAGGAGACAAAGACAACCTACCgggatataaaaaaatataattaaaaaggaagaacagaacaTTTTGATTATTTCAACAGGGATAACTCACTATGAGACACTCCTTTTCTGTGGGACCACGAGAAGAGTTACCTAcctataatttaattttaagaataaacCAGAAGTATTCCAGGGTTATTTCTACAACCTCAGGCAAGGGAAGGACAGGTTTGGTAGCGTTCTGCACCACATACCCCTGCCCAAGAGGGGAGAAAGCTGACAAATCCCCACCTTGGCACCGGGTCACCCGGTTCAGCACGACCGACAGCGGCCTGGCCCCGCGTCCGCCCGCAGCTCACCAGCACCGACTTAAACCTTGTTCCGGGCCCCGTCAGGCCAACCCCGACCGCAACCCCCGCTCCGGCACGGCTTTGTGCGGAGGAAAAAACCTCCCGTTCCGCAGGGGCAAACGCCCGCGGAGTTTCTGAGGGAAAAGCCACCCGCCCCGGGCCGCGTCTCACCAGGAGACCGGGAGCGGCCTCGGGTCCTCCTCCGCGACGTCTTCGTCAGAGGAGTCGAAGTCACCGGCGTCCATGGCGCAGGGCTGCGGcgggaggagagagagggacTCACCGGGGGCCCGCTGAGGCGACTCCGGGGACCGGGACCCCGACCCCCGGAACCCCGACCCCCggaccccggccccggccctcACCGGCTTCACCATGGTGCTGCTCCCTAACCGCCACCTCCCGTTTGAACTGTCCCCGCCCACCCGAGCCATCCTCATTGGCCcagcccttccctcccttcGTCCAATGGGAAGTTGCCACCGCCGGATGCATGGAAAACATCCTGCGGCTTCAGGAACGAAGCGCTTTGATTGGTGGGTAATGAAGGAGAGGCGGGCTTTTGTCGGCGATCTTTGCGTTGATTGGCTGAGGAGGTGAGGCGGGAAGGGGCTGTGTCTCGAGCTCCGGGTGGGCATTCGGGGTGGGGCGCCGTGAGGGCGCCGTGGGGGCGCTGTGAGGGGCCCGGCGGCTGCGCGGACGGCTCCGCCTTCCCTTAACCGCTTCTCAAAGCAGGCTTCGTGTTTCTGACTGGAAAAGGAGTGGAACTGGGTTTTTACTGGCCTATAGTGAGTCGCTGCTAAATTATCCCAGCCCTTTTCATCTGAGGTGCCGTTCCCGAGGTACGTGTGGTGCTGGGAAGCACCCAGCAAACATGCAGCACTCCCCAggctcctgcagctctggcCTTCTATTTCCATTCGTCTCTCATGGTCTTATATCTGCTGTGGTGTGCTTACTGCagatggggtgggagggaaaagttgaagggaagggatgggcCCTTCTTAAAAAGTGGTGTTGTGGGATCAACAATCTACATGCACACAAGCTGTGACTAAGACATGGAGGCAGATGTGAGCCTTCACTCACAGCACACCCGAGAGCAGGGAAGTGTTTGAATTTAGTGGGTTGGGGTGCAGTTTCCTGGCCCTTTttccagaatcacagactggttggggttggaaggcacctctggagaccatccagtccaaccccctgttccagtgctttggcaccctcaaagtgaagaagtttttcctcatattgagatggaacttcccatgtttcagtttgtgcccattgccccttgtgctgtcactgggcaccactgacaagagcctggctccatcaccttgacacccacccctgaggtatttgtaagtgttgataagattcccctcagtcttctcttctccagtctaaacagcccctgctccctcagcctctcctcataagggagatgctcaagtcctctaatcatctttgtagccctcccTGCCTTTTTGACATTAGCATGGTTTTTGTGTGCGACTGTGGTTTTTGTGGGTGCAGGGGAGTTTCCAGGGGGCTCCCAGGTGCCCTGCAGAGATTTTGGGTGGTCAGTTCTGGGTGCAGATAAAATAAACCtttctaaaagcagaaaatgagcaATGCTTGCTCTTTTAAACCATGAACTTAATGTCAAACATTCTGGCAGCAGTAGGACGTCTAGCTCTTGGGACTGTCCAGACCTCACAGATACGCTCTTGGCATTGCTGCTTCAGTAGCTGACTCACAACTCCATGAGGAACGAAAGCTGGAGGTGGCTGTAGTATATGCTCTTGGGAGATCTCATGGAAAATTCAGCCTTAAAGCAATTAGATGTGTCCACATCCTGCCCTTGTCATGGCCCTCTTTTCTGATGTTCCGTGCAAATAGGTTTTAGGGATATTGCACGAGTTTTTATCTTAGCCTAACATGAAAGATGGCTCCaggggacaaaaagaaaaaaaagattctggCTGCCTGATTTTTAAGAGCTAGGCTGTTGCCCATGGTTAGGGCATTTTAGTAGACCTCTTTTTGCAGCGTTTCTGGTTTATCATGCCAGTAACTCTGGCCATTAGTTAATAggatgaaatgcagaaattgttAGTGTagaattttggttttaaaaattgtgttaaGTATTTCACAGTCTGTGCATAGACATGTGTAGGACTGTGTTGTGAAGGAACCGGGCACGAATGGTGATTTTTGGCATCGATCTAGAGGTTAATGTATGGTAATGGAGACTTTCAAAGACGTTTGAAGTCGAAAGAATGTCTGTGTACAGATTCCTTAAGTGATTTGAgtcaagcttcgccaggggaggttcaggttggacattaggaagaatttcttttcagaaagggtcattagacattggaaggggctgcccagggaggtggtggagtcaccatctctggaggggtttaagaaaagactggccatggcacttagtgccatggtctagttgccatggtggtgtcagggcaatggttggactcgatgatcccagaggtctcttccaacctcattgattctgtgattctgtggtgggATTCCCAGTAGAGCCAGTGCAAGATCTCCAGGTATGGAGATTTTAGAATTTAGTTCTCCATTAGTAACATTAGTTGCACAGCTGGAGGTTTTGATGAAACCTGCCTGAGAAGGATTGTAGAAGCAAATTGCTTGGTATTGCAGGATTTAGGGTAGGTTCAGGGAATGAAGACACAGATGATGAGGGGATCAAGGAGAAGACCAGTTTATTAAAACCCAGAATATGATAGCAGATGTACAAAAATTACATTGCCAAGAGTAATGGAGAATGAAAACACTGCAGATGTTGCTGACTAAGatgagaaatgggaagaaatacaTCCTAAGAACTGAGGCAACATGAGGACAGCCAACCACCTGCAAACATCATTTTATTAACTTCTACAGCCACTGCATGAAGGAATAGGTATgttgtttatttctgttcacCGTCGTTTTAGCTCTGGCCCCCTTAGTGACTGTGTGCAACAGCCGTACTGTTTGATATAGATGtgaatttgctgtatttttttccccgtgATTGATTTTGCCTATTCATGTGAAAGGTATTGCAGAATTTAAGTCTGAGGATTATATCTTTATGGAAGCACAGTGACATGAGAgtgataaatacaaaaaaatagcaACGATGATAACACTCCTGGTTGTTCTTTGAAAAGATGAAAGGAATTCTCTGGAGTCTGGGTGCCTTCACGTGGTAGAAATCAGTATGGTGTTGCATGGAATCTACAGTGGTAACAACGGCTGGAAATGACGAGGAGTCTGCAAAATGTGAGGATAGAGCTTGGGCTCTGTTGTGGCAGAAATGAATAGATATAGTATGTAAGTATGAATCTGAAGTAAATGTAGGGAAAAGGTTGGGGAAAAAGCCCCAAACACTGAGGAGGCCTGTGAGATTTCTTATTGCCCAGGGCATCTTGCAGCATTAATTGACAAATATTATGTTTATTAGCTGACTACCTATTAGGGTTGTCtgtttatttcttaaattgAGCTGTTGCCCAGCACATCAAATTGGAATGTGCTAAAGCATCTAGATCAGGTGGTTTGCGATGTGTTTTATAGGAAAGACTAACAGGAGCTGGTCTGCAAGGAAGTGTCCTTTTGGCACGTAAAAAGGAAAGCGTCAACATCACGTCTGAACCTTCTGGAATTTTTTGTCAGTTTATAGGTTGGAGGCCTGtgcaaagtgaagaaaaatagtCACGGGCATGGACTGGAATACATAGTTTGGAAAATTCATTTAATTGGTGAGAGAGGGTGATGAAGATGGTATGATTTAACCAGAATTTTAATTGGGCTTTCAGATAAATGGTTGTGCCAGGAACTGTTGTCTACAAACACCTAATGGGAGGGTGTAGAGGCAGACTCTTCTTAGTGGTGCGtagcagaaagagaagagataaTGGACAAAAGTTGGAACATGGGAAGTCAGCACTCCATATAAGAATAAAATTGCTTACTGTGGGTGTGCTCAAGCGTTGGAGCAGGGGAGCGGACAGGCTGTGGGATCTCCATCCTCGGGGATACTCCAGACTTGGCTGCGCAAGGCCCCGAGCAGCCAGTCCTCCCTGGGCCTGCCTTGGGCAGGAGGTTGCACCACAGACCTctggggtctcttccaacctacataacctgtgattctgtaaaaccTGGGTGTAATTGTAGTTGGGAAATGCTTAATGGGCATTTTTACTCTAAATCATTACCTTGattgctttgctttaattttatccttttccttcttgtcaGGGTCTTCCTGCCCTGTGCTCGGCTCTGTGTGGGTAAACCCTCTTCCTGGTGCAGATACCTTCTGGGCCCACTTAGCTTTGTTCACTTTCAAGTAGGGACATTATCTTCTCTG harbors:
- the CDKN3 gene encoding cyclin-dependent kinase inhibitor 3; this encodes MVKPPCAMDAGDFDSSDEDVAEEDPRPLPVSWLSLSPVYSSEFLGLCSLPGCRFKDVRRNLQRDIGELKNYGTQDIFVLCTRGELSKYRVPNLIDTYQQHGICVHHHPIIDGNVPDIAKCCRILEELRCCLDSNRRTIIHCYGGLGRSCLIAACLLLQLSDTLAPQQAIDSLRNLRGSGAIQTIKQYNYLHDFRDNLAAHLATKATALRSVSR